Proteins co-encoded in one Cucurbita pepo subsp. pepo cultivar mu-cu-16 chromosome LG15, ASM280686v2, whole genome shotgun sequence genomic window:
- the LOC111776262 gene encoding uncharacterized protein LOC111776262, whose product MATAVVIGGGGSSSSSSSSSSSSSSSSKSRRRQIWYSQPLTPLMEGPDPQFQDQEANKKDSSAFNWEFLRDWFKIQRNLPPSLPPSSFTNVPNSKTQDLKLLLGVLACPLAPIPLHSHSNSPPQSHFPRDTPLETSVAHYIIQQYLAATGCLKQQKCAKNMYTTGSVKMIRCETEVSSGKSVKTVGTRCEDTGCFVLWQMLPGMWSLELVVGGSKVVAGSDGNTVWRHTPWLGTHAAKGPQRPLRRIIQGLDPKGTARLFEKAQCLGEKRIGEDECFVLKVSAEREAVMERNEGPAEVIRHVLYGYFCQKSGVLVYLEDSHLTRVQTEGDAVYWETTIGSSIGDYRDVDGVLIAHRGRSIATVFKFGEMSTQFSRTRMEEVWSIDDVMFNVAGLSIDYFLPPADICDTLHSHSSHSP is encoded by the exons ATGGCGACGGCGGTTGTGATTGGGGGCGGcgggtcttcttcttcttcttcttcttcttcttcttcttcttcttcttcttcgaagTCGAGGAGAAGGCAAATTTGGTACTCTCAGCCGCTGACTCCGTTGATGGAAGGGCCGGATCCGCAGTTCCAAGACCAAGAAGCCAACAAGAAAGACTCCTCCGCTTTCAACTGGGAATTCCTCCGCGACTGGTTCAAGATCCAGCGCAACCTCCCGCCCTCTCTCCCCCCATCCTCCTTCACCAACGTTCCCAATTCCAAGAC CCAAGATTTGAAGCTTTTGCTCGGCGTTCTCGCATGCCCTCTCGCTCCCATTCCTCTCCACTCCCATTCCAATTCCCCTCCACAATCCCATTTCCCACGCGATACTCCTCTT GAAACTTCCGTGGCTCATTATATCATTCAGCAATACTTGGCCGCCACCGGATGTCTCAAACAGCAGAAGTGCGCCAAGAACATGTACACCACGGGAAGCGTGAAGATGATTCGCTGCGAAACAGAGGTTTCCTCAGGTAAATCTGTGAAGACGGTAGGGACAAGATGCGAGGACACCGGCTGCTTTGTTCTTTGGCAAATGCTACCGGGTATGTGGTCCCTCGAATTGGTAGTCGGTGGCAGTAAGGTGGTGGCCGGCAGCGACGGCAACACCGTCTGGCGCCACACTCCCTGGCTCGGCACTCATGCCGCCAAAGGCCCCCAACGACCCCTCCGTCGCATTATTCAG GGGCTTGACCCAAAGGGAACAGCGAGACTGTTCGAGAAGGCCCAATGCCTGGGAGAGAAGCGGATCGGGGAAGACGAGTGCTTTGTGCTGAAGGTGTCGGCGGAGCGGGAGGCAGTGATGGAGCGGAACGAGGGGCCTGCGGAGGTGATAAGGCACGTGCTGTACGGCTACTTCTGCCAGAAGAGCGGAGTGCTGGTGTACCTGGAGGACTCCCACCTGACCAGGGTTCAGACGGAAGGCGACGCTGTGTACTGGGAAACCACCATCGGAAGCAGCATCGGGGACTACAGGGACGTGGACGGGGTCCTCATCGCTCATCGGGGCAGGTCCATAGCCACTGTCTTCAAGTTTGGGGAAATGTCCACACAATTTAGCAGGACCCGTATGGAAGAGGTTTGGAGTATTGACGACGTGATGTTCAACGTGGCTGGCCTTAGCATCGACTACTTTCTTCCTCCCGCTGATATTTGTGATACCCTTCACTCTCACTCCTCCCATTCTCCATGA
- the LOC111811117 gene encoding myb family transcription factor APL-like isoform X1 gives MFHPNKKASSMNSHERSGMCVQGDSGLVLTTDPKPRLRWTVELHERFVDAVTQLGGPDKATPKTIMRVMGVKGLTLYHLKSHLQKFRLGKQPHKEFNDHSIKDGMRASGLEFHRNTASSSNIINRTMNDGNSHMVDAIRMQMEVQRRLHEQLEVQRHLQLRIEAQGKYMQNILEKACQTLAGENMAVSGGYKAMGGIPNNNNQQGGGGGGIGDMAGGIKDFGSPLGFPSFQDLNLYGGDQLDLDGFMPHNDSLLCLGKKKPRPPTPTTNYGGSSGKGALDWPDDLRLQDIGMAPPSSCVVEQEDDFKGMDGTLVERDQLEEMYDAKSVVADEGIGGDHKNNNNNNDDNNNNNNNNNNNASLKLQRPSPRRAALAVGRANHPLTTAPLTTNSPFGVDLHYDGRCRPPTYQ, from the exons CACCGACCCCAAGCCCCGCCTCCGCTGGACTGTCGAGCTTCACGAGCGCTTTGTCGATGCTGTCACCCAGCTCGGCGGCCCTGATA AGGCCACCCCCAAGACCATCATGCGAGTTATGGGTGTCAAGGGTCTTACTCTTTACCACCTCAAGAGCCATCTCCAG AAATTTAGACTGGGAAAGCAGCCTCACAAGGAATTCAATGATCATTCAATCAAGGATGGTATGAGAG CTTCCGGATTAGAATTTCATCGAAACACTGCTTCTTCATCCAACATCATCAACCGCACCATGAATGA TGGTAACTCACACATGGTTGATGCGATTAGGATGCAAATGGAGGTCCAGAGAAGATTGCATGAACAACTTGAG GTGCAAAGACACCTGCAGTTGCGGATCGAGGCACAAGGGAAGTATATGCAGAATATATTAGAAAAGGCTTGTCAAACCCTTGCGGGTGAGAACATGGCAGTTTCCGGCGGCTACAAGGCCATGGGGGGCAtccctaataataataatcagcAAGGCGGAGGCGGCGGTGGCATTGGCGACATGGCCGGAGGGATCAAAGATTTTGGCTCCCCTCTCGGCTTCCCTTCTTTTCAAGACCTGAACCTCTATGGAGGCGACCAGCTTGATCTTGATGGATTCATGCCTCACAACGACAGCTTACTGTGCTTGGGAAAGAAGAAGCCGAGACCGCCAACACCGACAACGAACTACGGCGGCAGCTCGGGAAAAGGTGCGTTGGACTGGCCGGATGATCTCCGGCTGCAAGATATAGGTATGGCGCCGCCGTCGTCGTGTGTGGTGGAGCAAGAAGATGATTTCAAAGGCATGGATGGGACGCTGGTGGAAAGAGATCAATTGGAGGAAATGTATGATGCAAAGTCAGTGGTGGCAGATGAAGGCATAGGGGGGGAtcacaagaacaacaacaacaacaacgatgataataataataataataataataataataataatgcgTCCCTAAAGCTTCAGAGGCCATCCCCCCGAAGGGCAGCCCTGGCCGTGGGTAGAGCCAACCACCCTCTTACCACCGCTCCTCTCACCACAAATTCACCCTTCG GGGTTGACTTGCATTATGATGGACGCTGCCGCCCACCGACCTACCAGTAA
- the LOC111811117 gene encoding myb family transcription factor APL-like isoform X4 — MFHPNKKASSMNSHERSGMCVQGDSGLVLTTDPKPRLRWTVELHERFVDAVTQLGGPDKATPKTIMRVMGVKGLTLYHLKSHLQKFRLGKQPHKEFNDHSIKDASGLEFHRNTASSSNIINRTMNEMQMEVQRRLHEQLEVQRHLQLRIEAQGKYMQNILEKACQTLAGENMAVSGGYKAMGGIPNNNNQQGGGGGGIGDMAGGIKDFGSPLGFPSFQDLNLYGGDQLDLDGFMPHNDSLLCLGKKKPRPPTPTTNYGGSSGKGALDWPDDLRLQDIGMAPPSSCVVEQEDDFKGMDGTLVERDQLEEMYDAKSVVADEGIGGDHKNNNNNNDDNNNNNNNNNNNASLKLQRPSPRRAALAVGRANHPLTTAPLTTNSPFGVDLHYDGRCRPPTYQ, encoded by the exons CACCGACCCCAAGCCCCGCCTCCGCTGGACTGTCGAGCTTCACGAGCGCTTTGTCGATGCTGTCACCCAGCTCGGCGGCCCTGATA AGGCCACCCCCAAGACCATCATGCGAGTTATGGGTGTCAAGGGTCTTACTCTTTACCACCTCAAGAGCCATCTCCAG AAATTTAGACTGGGAAAGCAGCCTCACAAGGAATTCAATGATCATTCAATCAAGGATG CTTCCGGATTAGAATTTCATCGAAACACTGCTTCTTCATCCAACATCATCAACCGCACCATGAATGA GATGCAAATGGAGGTCCAGAGAAGATTGCATGAACAACTTGAG GTGCAAAGACACCTGCAGTTGCGGATCGAGGCACAAGGGAAGTATATGCAGAATATATTAGAAAAGGCTTGTCAAACCCTTGCGGGTGAGAACATGGCAGTTTCCGGCGGCTACAAGGCCATGGGGGGCAtccctaataataataatcagcAAGGCGGAGGCGGCGGTGGCATTGGCGACATGGCCGGAGGGATCAAAGATTTTGGCTCCCCTCTCGGCTTCCCTTCTTTTCAAGACCTGAACCTCTATGGAGGCGACCAGCTTGATCTTGATGGATTCATGCCTCACAACGACAGCTTACTGTGCTTGGGAAAGAAGAAGCCGAGACCGCCAACACCGACAACGAACTACGGCGGCAGCTCGGGAAAAGGTGCGTTGGACTGGCCGGATGATCTCCGGCTGCAAGATATAGGTATGGCGCCGCCGTCGTCGTGTGTGGTGGAGCAAGAAGATGATTTCAAAGGCATGGATGGGACGCTGGTGGAAAGAGATCAATTGGAGGAAATGTATGATGCAAAGTCAGTGGTGGCAGATGAAGGCATAGGGGGGGAtcacaagaacaacaacaacaacaacgatgataataataataataataataataataataataatgcgTCCCTAAAGCTTCAGAGGCCATCCCCCCGAAGGGCAGCCCTGGCCGTGGGTAGAGCCAACCACCCTCTTACCACCGCTCCTCTCACCACAAATTCACCCTTCG GGGTTGACTTGCATTATGATGGACGCTGCCGCCCACCGACCTACCAGTAA
- the LOC111811117 gene encoding myb family transcription factor APL-like isoform X2, giving the protein MFHPNKKASSMNSHERSGMCVQGDSGLVLTTDPKPRLRWTVELHERFVDAVTQLGGPDKATPKTIMRVMGVKGLTLYHLKSHLQKFRLGKQPHKEFNDHSIKDASGLEFHRNTASSSNIINRTMNDGNSHMVDAIRMQMEVQRRLHEQLEVQRHLQLRIEAQGKYMQNILEKACQTLAGENMAVSGGYKAMGGIPNNNNQQGGGGGGIGDMAGGIKDFGSPLGFPSFQDLNLYGGDQLDLDGFMPHNDSLLCLGKKKPRPPTPTTNYGGSSGKGALDWPDDLRLQDIGMAPPSSCVVEQEDDFKGMDGTLVERDQLEEMYDAKSVVADEGIGGDHKNNNNNNDDNNNNNNNNNNNASLKLQRPSPRRAALAVGRANHPLTTAPLTTNSPFGVDLHYDGRCRPPTYQ; this is encoded by the exons CACCGACCCCAAGCCCCGCCTCCGCTGGACTGTCGAGCTTCACGAGCGCTTTGTCGATGCTGTCACCCAGCTCGGCGGCCCTGATA AGGCCACCCCCAAGACCATCATGCGAGTTATGGGTGTCAAGGGTCTTACTCTTTACCACCTCAAGAGCCATCTCCAG AAATTTAGACTGGGAAAGCAGCCTCACAAGGAATTCAATGATCATTCAATCAAGGATG CTTCCGGATTAGAATTTCATCGAAACACTGCTTCTTCATCCAACATCATCAACCGCACCATGAATGA TGGTAACTCACACATGGTTGATGCGATTAGGATGCAAATGGAGGTCCAGAGAAGATTGCATGAACAACTTGAG GTGCAAAGACACCTGCAGTTGCGGATCGAGGCACAAGGGAAGTATATGCAGAATATATTAGAAAAGGCTTGTCAAACCCTTGCGGGTGAGAACATGGCAGTTTCCGGCGGCTACAAGGCCATGGGGGGCAtccctaataataataatcagcAAGGCGGAGGCGGCGGTGGCATTGGCGACATGGCCGGAGGGATCAAAGATTTTGGCTCCCCTCTCGGCTTCCCTTCTTTTCAAGACCTGAACCTCTATGGAGGCGACCAGCTTGATCTTGATGGATTCATGCCTCACAACGACAGCTTACTGTGCTTGGGAAAGAAGAAGCCGAGACCGCCAACACCGACAACGAACTACGGCGGCAGCTCGGGAAAAGGTGCGTTGGACTGGCCGGATGATCTCCGGCTGCAAGATATAGGTATGGCGCCGCCGTCGTCGTGTGTGGTGGAGCAAGAAGATGATTTCAAAGGCATGGATGGGACGCTGGTGGAAAGAGATCAATTGGAGGAAATGTATGATGCAAAGTCAGTGGTGGCAGATGAAGGCATAGGGGGGGAtcacaagaacaacaacaacaacaacgatgataataataataataataataataataataataatgcgTCCCTAAAGCTTCAGAGGCCATCCCCCCGAAGGGCAGCCCTGGCCGTGGGTAGAGCCAACCACCCTCTTACCACCGCTCCTCTCACCACAAATTCACCCTTCG GGGTTGACTTGCATTATGATGGACGCTGCCGCCCACCGACCTACCAGTAA
- the LOC111811117 gene encoding myb family transcription factor APL-like isoform X3: protein MFHPNKKASSMNSHERSGMCVQGDSGLVLTTDPKPRLRWTVELHERFVDAVTQLGGPDKATPKTIMRVMGVKGLTLYHLKSHLQKFRLGKQPHKEFNDHSIKDGMRASGLEFHRNTASSSNIINRTMNEMQMEVQRRLHEQLEVQRHLQLRIEAQGKYMQNILEKACQTLAGENMAVSGGYKAMGGIPNNNNQQGGGGGGIGDMAGGIKDFGSPLGFPSFQDLNLYGGDQLDLDGFMPHNDSLLCLGKKKPRPPTPTTNYGGSSGKGALDWPDDLRLQDIGMAPPSSCVVEQEDDFKGMDGTLVERDQLEEMYDAKSVVADEGIGGDHKNNNNNNDDNNNNNNNNNNNASLKLQRPSPRRAALAVGRANHPLTTAPLTTNSPFGVDLHYDGRCRPPTYQ from the exons CACCGACCCCAAGCCCCGCCTCCGCTGGACTGTCGAGCTTCACGAGCGCTTTGTCGATGCTGTCACCCAGCTCGGCGGCCCTGATA AGGCCACCCCCAAGACCATCATGCGAGTTATGGGTGTCAAGGGTCTTACTCTTTACCACCTCAAGAGCCATCTCCAG AAATTTAGACTGGGAAAGCAGCCTCACAAGGAATTCAATGATCATTCAATCAAGGATGGTATGAGAG CTTCCGGATTAGAATTTCATCGAAACACTGCTTCTTCATCCAACATCATCAACCGCACCATGAATGA GATGCAAATGGAGGTCCAGAGAAGATTGCATGAACAACTTGAG GTGCAAAGACACCTGCAGTTGCGGATCGAGGCACAAGGGAAGTATATGCAGAATATATTAGAAAAGGCTTGTCAAACCCTTGCGGGTGAGAACATGGCAGTTTCCGGCGGCTACAAGGCCATGGGGGGCAtccctaataataataatcagcAAGGCGGAGGCGGCGGTGGCATTGGCGACATGGCCGGAGGGATCAAAGATTTTGGCTCCCCTCTCGGCTTCCCTTCTTTTCAAGACCTGAACCTCTATGGAGGCGACCAGCTTGATCTTGATGGATTCATGCCTCACAACGACAGCTTACTGTGCTTGGGAAAGAAGAAGCCGAGACCGCCAACACCGACAACGAACTACGGCGGCAGCTCGGGAAAAGGTGCGTTGGACTGGCCGGATGATCTCCGGCTGCAAGATATAGGTATGGCGCCGCCGTCGTCGTGTGTGGTGGAGCAAGAAGATGATTTCAAAGGCATGGATGGGACGCTGGTGGAAAGAGATCAATTGGAGGAAATGTATGATGCAAAGTCAGTGGTGGCAGATGAAGGCATAGGGGGGGAtcacaagaacaacaacaacaacaacgatgataataataataataataataataataataataatgcgTCCCTAAAGCTTCAGAGGCCATCCCCCCGAAGGGCAGCCCTGGCCGTGGGTAGAGCCAACCACCCTCTTACCACCGCTCCTCTCACCACAAATTCACCCTTCG GGGTTGACTTGCATTATGATGGACGCTGCCGCCCACCGACCTACCAGTAA
- the LOC111811117 gene encoding myb family transcription factor APL-like isoform X5, which produces MFHPNKKASSMNSHERSGMCVQGDSGLVLTTDPKPRLRWTVELHERFVDAVTQLGGPDKATPKTIMRVMGVKGLTLYHLKSHLQKFRLGKQPHKEFNDHSIKDGMRASGLEFHRNTASSSNIINRTMNDGNSHMVDAIRMQMEVQRRLHEQLEVQRHLQLRIEAQGKYMQNILEKACQTLAGENMAVSGGYKAMGGIPNNNNQQGGGGGGIGDMAGGIKDFGSPLGFPSFQDLNLYGGDQLDLDGFMPHNDSLLCLGKKKPRPPTPTTNYGGSSGKGALDWPDDLRLQDIGMAPPSSCVVEQEDDFKGMDGTLVERDQLEEMYDAKSVVADEGIGGDHKNNNNNNDDNNNNNNNNNNNASLKLQRPSPRRAALAVGRANHPLTTAPLTTNSPFG; this is translated from the exons CACCGACCCCAAGCCCCGCCTCCGCTGGACTGTCGAGCTTCACGAGCGCTTTGTCGATGCTGTCACCCAGCTCGGCGGCCCTGATA AGGCCACCCCCAAGACCATCATGCGAGTTATGGGTGTCAAGGGTCTTACTCTTTACCACCTCAAGAGCCATCTCCAG AAATTTAGACTGGGAAAGCAGCCTCACAAGGAATTCAATGATCATTCAATCAAGGATGGTATGAGAG CTTCCGGATTAGAATTTCATCGAAACACTGCTTCTTCATCCAACATCATCAACCGCACCATGAATGA TGGTAACTCACACATGGTTGATGCGATTAGGATGCAAATGGAGGTCCAGAGAAGATTGCATGAACAACTTGAG GTGCAAAGACACCTGCAGTTGCGGATCGAGGCACAAGGGAAGTATATGCAGAATATATTAGAAAAGGCTTGTCAAACCCTTGCGGGTGAGAACATGGCAGTTTCCGGCGGCTACAAGGCCATGGGGGGCAtccctaataataataatcagcAAGGCGGAGGCGGCGGTGGCATTGGCGACATGGCCGGAGGGATCAAAGATTTTGGCTCCCCTCTCGGCTTCCCTTCTTTTCAAGACCTGAACCTCTATGGAGGCGACCAGCTTGATCTTGATGGATTCATGCCTCACAACGACAGCTTACTGTGCTTGGGAAAGAAGAAGCCGAGACCGCCAACACCGACAACGAACTACGGCGGCAGCTCGGGAAAAGGTGCGTTGGACTGGCCGGATGATCTCCGGCTGCAAGATATAGGTATGGCGCCGCCGTCGTCGTGTGTGGTGGAGCAAGAAGATGATTTCAAAGGCATGGATGGGACGCTGGTGGAAAGAGATCAATTGGAGGAAATGTATGATGCAAAGTCAGTGGTGGCAGATGAAGGCATAGGGGGGGAtcacaagaacaacaacaacaacaacgatgataataataataataataataataataataataatgcgTCCCTAAAGCTTCAGAGGCCATCCCCCCGAAGGGCAGCCCTGGCCGTGGGTAGAGCCAACCACCCTCTTACCACCGCTCCTCTCACCACAAATTCACCCTTCGGTTAA